In a genomic window of Virgibacillus sp. SK37:
- a CDS encoding Na+/H+ antiporter family protein → MEWVVVVSVLVMTILSLLRVNVIIAIIAAGLVAGLMSGLSIVDSIDMLVNGMGGQANTALSYILLGAFAVAISYTGITSILVNYLIRVLSGKKTMMVLAIAGVASLSQNLVPVHIAFIPILIPPLLKLFDQMRLDRRAVATALTFGLKAPYIMIPAGFGLIFHQTIADGMNQNGATISMSEVALSMLIPGSGMIVGLLFAVFISYRKDRVAIEGAGGTDATITTDVEKVSFNKTHALTILAIIGALIIQIIFENLIFGALTGLFLMFLFLVVPFKLGDKIVSDGIKMMGFIAFVMLVASGFGNVLKETGAVNALVEVSSGFLGDNKVVISFVLLLVGLLVTIGIGSSFGTIPIIAALYVPICIAAGFSPLATAALIGTAGALGDAGSPASDSTLGPTSGLNADGKHHHIWDTVVPTFIHYNIPLFLFGWIASIVL, encoded by the coding sequence GTACTTGTTATGACAATACTTAGTTTATTAAGAGTGAATGTAATCATTGCGATTATCGCAGCAGGACTTGTAGCAGGATTAATGTCCGGCTTATCAATTGTAGACTCCATTGATATGCTCGTAAATGGCATGGGTGGTCAAGCAAATACCGCACTTAGTTATATATTGCTCGGTGCTTTTGCAGTAGCGATTAGTTATACAGGGATAACGTCCATACTTGTAAATTATCTTATTAGAGTGCTGTCAGGAAAGAAAACTATGATGGTCTTGGCAATAGCAGGTGTAGCATCTTTATCACAGAACTTAGTGCCAGTGCACATTGCTTTTATTCCAATTTTAATACCACCATTACTAAAGCTCTTTGATCAAATGCGTCTTGATCGTCGTGCAGTGGCAACTGCACTAACGTTTGGATTAAAAGCACCTTATATTATGATCCCAGCCGGATTTGGTCTTATATTTCACCAAACAATTGCAGATGGGATGAATCAAAACGGTGCAACCATATCTATGAGCGAAGTAGCATTATCAATGCTTATTCCCGGTTCAGGAATGATTGTCGGCTTGTTGTTTGCTGTATTTATTTCTTATCGTAAAGATCGTGTTGCGATTGAGGGGGCAGGTGGAACAGACGCCACTATTACAACTGATGTGGAGAAGGTTTCCTTCAACAAAACTCATGCACTAACAATCTTAGCAATCATTGGTGCATTAATTATCCAAATCATATTTGAGAATTTAATTTTTGGAGCACTAACTGGATTATTTCTTATGTTCCTATTTCTTGTCGTACCTTTTAAATTGGGAGATAAAATTGTTTCAGACGGCATCAAAATGATGGGATTCATCGCGTTTGTTATGTTAGTTGCATCCGGTTTCGGTAACGTGCTAAAAGAAACAGGTGCAGTTAACGCTTTAGTTGAAGTATCATCTGGTTTTTTAGGTGATAACAAAGTCGTAATATCGTTTGTACTGTTACTTGTTGGCCTACTTGTTACGATAGGCATTGGTTCTTCATTTGGAACGATACCGATTATAGCTGCACTCTATGTACCAATATGTATAGCAGCAGGATTTTCTCCATTAGCTACTGCTGCACTTATCGGTACAGCAGGGGCACTTGGTGATGCAGGTTCACCAGCTTCAGACAGTACACTTGGGCCAACTTCTGGATTGAATGCAGACGGAAAGCACCATCATATATGGGACACAGTAGTGCCAACATTTATACATTATAATATTCCTTTATTCCTATTTGGTTGGATTGCTTCAATCGTTTTATAA
- the pdaA gene encoding delta-lactam-biosynthetic de-N-acetylase codes for MRNIVKILISILLFLSISLPHTALAGGYGWGYKKNNNHEIPDVGKYKDILDKYGAYYADFSGEKNIYLTFDNGYEEGYTDNILDVLKKEKVPATFFVTGHYVKDQPELVKRMVDEGHIVGNHSYHHPDFTIIDKDKIKKELQTLEKAVAEVSDQKDMRYVRPPRGTFSEQTLKWTYDLGYTHIFWSLAFIDWHTKKQKGWKYAFEQVMDQIHPGAIVLLHTVSSDNAEALQHMITELKKQGYSFKSLDELVMKDHIPEMIYGLE; via the coding sequence ATGCGAAATATAGTGAAAATCCTAATCTCAATCTTACTTTTCCTTTCTATTTCTTTACCTCATACTGCCTTGGCAGGAGGATATGGTTGGGGATACAAGAAAAATAATAATCATGAAATACCTGATGTAGGTAAATATAAAGACATACTTGATAAGTATGGAGCATATTATGCTGATTTCTCTGGAGAAAAAAATATTTATTTAACGTTTGATAATGGGTATGAAGAAGGTTATACGGATAATATTCTTGATGTATTAAAAAAAGAAAAGGTACCAGCTACATTTTTTGTTACAGGGCATTATGTAAAAGATCAGCCTGAATTGGTTAAACGAATGGTGGATGAGGGCCATATTGTCGGAAATCATTCCTATCACCATCCTGATTTTACCATTATAGATAAAGATAAAATCAAAAAGGAATTGCAGACGTTAGAGAAGGCCGTAGCAGAAGTGTCCGACCAAAAAGACATGAGATATGTCAGGCCACCAAGAGGGACTTTTAGTGAACAAACATTAAAATGGACATATGATTTAGGCTATACCCATATTTTTTGGTCCTTAGCGTTTATTGACTGGCATACAAAGAAGCAGAAAGGCTGGAAATATGCGTTTGAACAGGTGATGGACCAAATTCATCCTGGAGCGATCGTCCTTTTGCATACTGTTTCTTCAGATAATGCGGAGGCATTGCAGCATATGATTACAGAGTTAAAAAAACAAGGATATAGCTTTAAAAGTCTAGATGAATTAGTGATGAAGGACCACATACCTGAAATGATTTATGGTCTGGAATAA
- a CDS encoding bifunctional diguanylate cyclase/phosphodiesterase — MRQDSIKYDQQMIMNGIQDMLFIIDVKPGPSFYYNFLNLAAMEGTGLSEKVIGKSFREVNAESKANLLEKKYSFTCKEKRVTTYEDSFLSVNNETLYSKTTLTPLFNKNNECTTIVAVVKDITTEKKAKQEADKSRKKLLESNQRYQSLYAYNLDAIVSVDFDGKILNGNAAASSITGYDIVEIQGKSYYEFVIQEDIPKVEEHFNEALNGNFQELHLAIKSKSGKEIKLMLKFNPIIINTEVTGVYSIFKDITEQEQTLDKLRQSDERFHIISEHGHILITLLDKNGIIKYVSPSYQEILGYNFEEYKEKLFLHNTHPEDRPKLNEQILQSIKQGKSCTLKFRQQHRTRGWIWTEISADPIFNDEGSFVQMMVLTRDITMQREYEKRLEYLAMYDSLTELPNRRYFNEHLEKMVKDFNQGESSAMISLFVLDIDRFKDINDNLGHDTGDAIIKKFAQRVLACLKQNQVIARLGGDEFAIMISDCKEKNEMIMLANRIVDALQEPLKIFDISLQVTSSIGIATANAPTITEYCLYKQADLALYEAKRAGKNTFKIKEVSEMKEG, encoded by the coding sequence ATGAGACAAGATTCAATAAAATATGATCAACAAATGATTATGAATGGGATCCAAGATATGCTATTTATTATAGATGTAAAACCAGGCCCCTCCTTTTATTATAATTTTCTTAACCTCGCTGCTATGGAAGGTACTGGTTTATCAGAAAAGGTAATAGGAAAATCGTTTCGTGAAGTGAATGCAGAGTCAAAAGCAAACCTGCTTGAAAAGAAATATAGTTTTACCTGTAAAGAGAAAAGGGTTACTACCTATGAAGATTCTTTTCTCTCTGTTAATAATGAAACATTATACTCCAAGACTACATTAACCCCTCTTTTCAACAAGAATAATGAATGTACTACTATAGTTGCAGTTGTGAAAGATATAACAACGGAAAAAAAAGCAAAGCAAGAAGCAGATAAATCCAGAAAAAAATTGCTTGAAAGCAATCAGCGATACCAATCTCTTTATGCCTATAATTTGGATGCAATTGTGTCTGTTGATTTTGATGGTAAAATTTTAAACGGTAATGCAGCTGCAAGTTCCATCACGGGTTATGATATTGTAGAGATACAGGGAAAGAGCTATTATGAATTTGTTATCCAAGAAGATATCCCTAAAGTGGAGGAACATTTTAATGAAGCTCTTAATGGGAACTTCCAGGAACTCCATTTAGCAATAAAGAGTAAATCCGGGAAAGAAATAAAGCTTATGTTGAAGTTTAATCCAATTATTATAAACACAGAGGTAACTGGTGTTTACAGTATCTTTAAAGACATTACGGAACAGGAGCAAACATTGGATAAATTAAGACAAAGCGATGAGCGTTTTCATATTATATCGGAACATGGACATATACTGATTACGTTATTAGATAAAAACGGAATAATTAAATATGTATCTCCTTCCTATCAAGAAATTTTAGGATATAATTTTGAAGAATATAAAGAGAAGCTGTTTTTGCATAATACCCATCCTGAAGATCGCCCGAAGCTAAATGAACAAATTTTGCAATCCATTAAACAAGGAAAGTCATGTACATTAAAATTTAGACAACAGCATCGTACAAGAGGATGGATCTGGACAGAGATATCTGCTGATCCTATCTTTAATGATGAAGGAAGTTTTGTTCAAATGATGGTTTTAACAAGAGACATTACGATGCAGCGAGAATATGAAAAGCGACTGGAATATTTAGCAATGTATGATTCTCTAACAGAGCTTCCAAATCGGCGCTACTTCAATGAGCATTTAGAAAAAATGGTGAAGGATTTCAATCAAGGTGAGTCATCCGCAATGATCAGTCTCTTTGTGTTGGATATTGACCGTTTTAAAGACATTAACGATAACCTTGGTCATGATACAGGTGATGCTATCATTAAAAAGTTTGCTCAAAGAGTTCTTGCTTGTCTTAAACAGAATCAAGTGATTGCTCGTTTAGGCGGGGATGAATTTGCAATAATGATTTCCGATTGTAAAGAGAAAAATGAAATGATTATGCTGGCTAATCGAATTGTAGATGCCCTTCAAGAACCTTTGAAGATATTTGATATATCTCTTCAGGTAACGAGTAGCATCGGCATTGCTACAGCAAACGCCCCTACTATTACGGAGTATTGCTTATATAAACAAGCCGATCTGGCATTGTATGAGGCTAAAAGAGCGGGAAAAAACACATTTAAAATAAAGGAAGTTAGTGAAATGAAAGAAGGTTGA
- a CDS encoding PilZ domain-containing protein — MRYRRNAPFRYVFEHPLTARFYISKVNNEIVKTSNGEATIIDISPEGAKLNTSLRLHPSADNLIQLTLTFELNNQEFDIRTEVIWEKPKAKSYDYGVQFITDDMTKKQLTEQLKTYARNHVTDSI; from the coding sequence ATGAGATATAGAAGAAATGCACCCTTTCGATATGTATTTGAACATCCACTTACTGCACGTTTTTATATTTCAAAGGTTAATAATGAAATAGTAAAGACTTCTAATGGCGAAGCTACGATCATTGATATTAGCCCAGAGGGAGCTAAATTAAATACTTCCCTGCGTTTACACCCCTCAGCTGACAATTTGATCCAGCTTACTCTTACCTTTGAGTTAAACAATCAAGAATTTGATATAAGAACAGAGGTCATATGGGAGAAACCAAAAGCGAAATCATATGACTATGGAGTTCAATTTATAACAGATGACATGACCAAAAAACAACTAACAGAGCAGTTAAAAACATATGCAAGGAACCATGTGACAGATAGCATTTGA
- the mbcS gene encoding acyl-CoA synthetase MbcS, with amino-acid sequence MNREELIAPNDYNIVMEMEKYAKDPSKTALLWEDEHGNEQDITYTQLIKNTNKIGNAFLSSGLSKGDKILVMIPRLIEAYEVYLAALKTGIIIIPSSEMLKTKDLQYRVTHGEVSGVVSYYPFVDQYNGINEYEQLKKFVIGKEQDGWLNLDVLKEEASDELDIAATTRDDIAFLPYTSGTTGNPKGVVHTHGWGYAHFKTAAENWLCINEGDKVWATAGPGWQKWIWSPFLSVLGSGATGFVYNGKFDAKKYLQLLQDKEINVLCCTPTEYRIMAKVENLDDYQLPALHSAVSAGEPLNVEVIDTFRKYFNITVRDGYGQTENTLLLGIMKDMEVRPGSMGKPTPGNDVEIINEKGEPAEIGEVGDIAVKINCPALFKEYYKDDEKTKMSRRGDYYLTGDQASKDKDGYFWFEGRSDDIIISSGYTIGPFEVEDALVKHPSVQECAVVASPDKIRGRVVKAFVVLREGVQEDSALVKELQDHVKEWTAPYKYPRKIEFLRELPKTTSGKIRRVELRNKEKVKS; translated from the coding sequence GTGAACAGAGAAGAGTTAATCGCGCCAAATGATTATAATATTGTGATGGAAATGGAAAAATACGCAAAGGATCCAAGTAAAACGGCACTATTATGGGAAGATGAGCATGGAAATGAACAAGATATTACCTACACGCAATTAATTAAAAATACCAACAAAATTGGTAACGCTTTCCTGAGTTCAGGATTAAGTAAAGGTGACAAAATACTTGTTATGATACCAAGACTAATAGAAGCATACGAAGTCTATTTGGCAGCATTAAAAACGGGAATTATAATTATCCCGAGTTCTGAAATGCTTAAAACAAAGGATTTACAGTATAGAGTAACCCACGGAGAAGTAAGTGGGGTTGTAAGCTATTATCCGTTTGTTGATCAATATAATGGGATCAATGAATATGAGCAATTAAAAAAGTTCGTTATTGGAAAGGAACAAGATGGTTGGTTGAATTTGGATGTATTAAAAGAAGAAGCATCTGACGAATTAGACATTGCAGCAACCACAAGAGATGATATTGCTTTTCTCCCGTATACTTCAGGGACTACTGGCAACCCAAAAGGGGTCGTACATACACATGGTTGGGGATATGCTCATTTCAAAACAGCTGCAGAAAATTGGTTATGTATTAATGAAGGAGATAAAGTATGGGCAACAGCGGGTCCTGGCTGGCAAAAATGGATATGGAGTCCATTTTTATCTGTCCTTGGTTCTGGTGCAACCGGATTTGTGTATAATGGTAAATTTGATGCAAAAAAGTATTTGCAACTATTGCAGGATAAAGAGATTAATGTACTGTGCTGTACACCTACGGAATATCGCATAATGGCAAAGGTGGAAAACCTGGATGATTACCAATTGCCTGCTCTACATAGTGCGGTATCTGCTGGTGAACCATTAAATGTGGAGGTTATTGATACCTTCAGAAAGTATTTTAATATTACCGTACGGGATGGTTATGGACAAACAGAAAATACATTATTACTTGGTATTATGAAAGATATGGAAGTAAGACCTGGCTCCATGGGAAAACCTACACCCGGAAATGATGTTGAAATTATTAATGAAAAGGGTGAGCCTGCTGAGATTGGCGAAGTTGGAGATATTGCAGTTAAGATCAATTGTCCAGCGTTATTCAAAGAATATTATAAGGATGATGAGAAAACGAAAATGTCCCGGCGAGGTGATTACTATTTAACCGGAGATCAAGCTTCCAAGGATAAGGACGGGTACTTCTGGTTCGAGGGGAGAAGTGATGATATTATCATTAGCTCTGGTTATACAATCGGGCCATTTGAGGTAGAAGATGCGCTTGTAAAACATCCATCTGTTCAAGAATGTGCTGTTGTAGCAAGCCCTGATAAAATTCGAGGGCGTGTTGTTAAAGCGTTTGTAGTTTTACGAGAAGGAGTGCAGGAGGATTCAGCTTTAGTCAAAGAACTCCAAGATCACGTAAAGGAGTGGACTGCCCCATATAAGTATCCAAGGAAGATAGAGTTTTTGAGGGAATTACCTAAGACTACTTCTGGTAAAATAAGAAGAGTCGAATTGCGTAATAAAGAAAAGGTAAAAAGTTAA
- a CDS encoding ATP-dependent Clp protease ATP-binding subunit, producing MQCQQCGVNPASINVTMQINNEKVQMHVCNTCFREIQGKMMNLSDSSFSGNAQDAFSNQFFQGNGSSKMGTTTKQKQGNNNGLIDQLGKNLSRAANAGLIDPVIGRDIEVKRVIETLNRRNKNNPVLIGEPGVGKTAIAEGLALKISEGNVPAKLMNKEIYLLDVASLVANTGVRGQFEERMKQLIQELQSRQDIILFVDEIHLLVGAGTAESSQMDAGNILKPALARGELQLIGATTLKEYRQIEKDAALERRFQPIIVKEPSVEEAVQILNGIKDRYESFHEVRYSDEAIQAFVTLSQRYIQDRFLPDKAIDLMDEVGSRLNLKNAEKDSDSIEHRLNEIIKEKEQAAEKEDYERAANLRYQEIQLQKQYEKAKDEAQVIDVDISDIELIIEEKTGIPVTKLQAENREKLNNIAANLGAKVIGQEDAVQKVAKAIRRSRAGLKSKYRPIGSFLFVGPTGVGKTELTKALAEELFGTRDALIRLDMSEYMEKHAVSKIIGSPPGYVGHEEAGQLTEKVRRNPYSILLLDEIEKAHPDVQNMFLQIMEDGHLTDSQGRTVSFKETVIIMTSNAGTGVKEISVGFNKEAHESVSTLENLGAYFKPEFLNRFDAIINFNELTEENLMEIVDLMLEDLQKNMEESNISITITPEAKHELVRIGYDRRFGARPLRRVIQDKIEDQLTDLILEEENVENVHVDFIEEDIIVKKA from the coding sequence ATGCAATGTCAACAATGTGGAGTAAACCCAGCAAGCATTAATGTTACAATGCAAATTAATAACGAAAAGGTGCAAATGCATGTATGTAATACTTGTTTCCGGGAGATCCAGGGTAAAATGATGAACCTCTCTGATTCATCATTTAGTGGAAATGCACAAGATGCATTTTCTAATCAATTTTTCCAAGGCAACGGTTCTTCAAAAATGGGAACAACAACAAAACAAAAACAAGGTAATAACAATGGCCTTATTGACCAATTAGGAAAAAACCTATCTCGGGCTGCAAATGCAGGGCTTATTGATCCTGTTATCGGTCGGGACATTGAAGTAAAACGTGTAATTGAAACATTGAATAGAAGAAATAAAAATAACCCTGTTCTTATTGGAGAACCAGGTGTAGGTAAAACAGCTATTGCGGAAGGACTTGCTTTAAAAATTTCTGAAGGTAATGTTCCAGCTAAACTAATGAACAAGGAAATATATTTATTGGATGTAGCTTCCTTAGTTGCCAATACAGGAGTACGTGGACAATTTGAAGAGCGTATGAAGCAACTAATTCAGGAACTGCAATCTCGCCAGGACATCATTCTTTTCGTGGATGAAATTCATCTGTTAGTAGGTGCGGGGACTGCTGAAAGTTCTCAAATGGACGCAGGAAATATTTTAAAGCCTGCGTTAGCTAGAGGGGAATTGCAATTAATTGGTGCCACTACATTAAAAGAATACCGTCAAATTGAAAAAGATGCTGCATTAGAACGCCGTTTCCAACCAATTATTGTGAAAGAACCTTCCGTTGAAGAAGCAGTACAAATACTAAACGGAATAAAAGATCGTTATGAAAGCTTCCATGAAGTGCGCTATTCAGATGAGGCCATTCAAGCGTTTGTAACATTGTCTCAACGCTATATTCAAGATCGGTTTCTACCAGATAAAGCTATTGACTTAATGGATGAAGTAGGCTCTCGCCTTAACCTGAAAAATGCGGAGAAAGATTCTGATTCCATTGAGCACCGGTTAAATGAAATTATTAAGGAAAAAGAACAGGCTGCAGAAAAAGAGGATTACGAACGTGCAGCAAATCTTCGTTACCAGGAGATTCAACTGCAAAAGCAGTATGAAAAAGCCAAAGACGAAGCACAGGTTATTGATGTAGATATTTCTGATATTGAATTGATTATTGAAGAGAAAACGGGCATCCCCGTAACTAAGCTACAAGCAGAAAATCGAGAAAAGCTTAACAACATTGCAGCAAATTTAGGTGCTAAAGTAATCGGACAAGAGGATGCAGTGCAAAAAGTAGCGAAAGCCATAAGACGCAGTCGCGCAGGGTTGAAGTCCAAATACCGCCCAATAGGTTCCTTCCTATTTGTAGGGCCCACTGGTGTAGGGAAAACGGAATTGACGAAAGCATTAGCTGAAGAACTATTTGGAACGAGGGACGCATTGATTCGCCTTGATATGAGTGAGTATATGGAAAAACATGCAGTCTCTAAGATTATTGGTTCACCTCCAGGCTATGTAGGTCATGAGGAAGCAGGTCAATTAACAGAAAAAGTACGTCGTAACCCATACTCTATTCTATTATTAGATGAAATTGAAAAGGCGCATCCCGATGTACAGAATATGTTCCTGCAAATTATGGAAGACGGACATCTAACAGACTCACAGGGTAGAACAGTCAGCTTTAAAGAAACCGTCATTATAATGACTAGTAATGCTGGTACTGGTGTAAAAGAAATTAGTGTCGGCTTTAATAAAGAGGCACACGAATCAGTATCTACTCTTGAAAACCTGGGAGCTTATTTTAAGCCGGAATTTCTAAATCGATTTGATGCCATTATTAACTTCAATGAACTAACAGAAGAAAACTTAATGGAAATTGTCGATCTTATGCTTGAGGATTTACAGAAAAATATGGAAGAAAGTAATATTTCCATTACCATTACACCGGAAGCAAAGCATGAGCTTGTACGAATTGGCTACGACCGCCGCTTTGGCGCAAGACCTTTACGAAGAGTAATCCAAGATAAGATTGAAGATCAGTTAACTGATTTAATTCTGGAAGAAGAAAACGTAGAAAATGTTCATGTAGACTTTATTGAAGAAGATATTATTGTAAAAAAAGCTTAA
- a CDS encoding ComEC/Rec2 family competence protein gives MVKNTFFLFIVFFTVITLFPASSYAKERQMDMEVHFIDVGQGDSILIQTPQNKNILIDGGPPDAGERIVSYLKKEGIKSIDLLVVTHPDVDHIGGLPHVMGQIPIKKIVDSGKLHTTRTYGKYVRQIRKQEIPVQIAKIDDQLKVDSELKIQILNAFEKMKTNNQSSIVLKLTYNKMDFLLMSDVEIEQEKEFIKKHNLQAEILKVAHHGSNTSTSLGFLKEVSPQVAILTYSKQNDYGHPVDRVIRNLTKVKSLIYSTAAFGNIVIRTDGKNYIVEPEQHPVQKMIEEVS, from the coding sequence ATGGTGAAAAACACCTTTTTCCTATTTATCGTTTTCTTCACAGTAATTACTCTTTTTCCGGCTTCTTCTTATGCTAAGGAAAGACAAATGGATATGGAGGTTCATTTTATAGATGTAGGCCAGGGTGATAGTATATTAATCCAAACCCCTCAGAATAAAAACATTTTAATTGATGGTGGCCCCCCAGATGCTGGTGAGAGAATCGTTTCATATTTAAAAAAGGAGGGCATCAAGAGTATAGATCTGCTTGTAGTAACACATCCCGATGTTGATCATATCGGGGGGCTTCCACATGTTATGGGTCAGATACCCATAAAAAAGATAGTGGATTCGGGCAAGCTTCACACTACCCGAACATATGGTAAATATGTTCGTCAGATTCGTAAGCAAGAAATCCCTGTACAAATAGCCAAAATTGATGACCAGCTGAAAGTGGACAGCGAGCTGAAAATACAGATTCTAAATGCATTTGAGAAAATGAAAACAAATAATCAATCTTCCATTGTTTTAAAGTTAACTTATAATAAAATGGATTTTCTACTTATGAGTGATGTGGAGATAGAGCAAGAAAAGGAATTTATTAAAAAACATAATTTACAGGCGGAAATTTTAAAAGTTGCACATCATGGATCGAATACAAGTACTTCGTTAGGTTTTTTAAAAGAGGTAAGTCCTCAAGTTGCTATATTAACGTATAGCAAGCAGAATGATTATGGTCACCCGGTTGATCGGGTAATTAGAAATTTGACCAAAGTAAAATCACTTATTTATTCCACTGCTGCATTTGGAAATATAGTAATACGAACTGACGGTAAAAATTATATAGTTGAGCCAGAGCAACATCCAGTTCAAAAAATGATAGAAGAAGTTAGTTAG
- a CDS encoding GntR family transcriptional regulator produces the protein MKNTLDENKPIFLQIKEQIEDSIINGTMKPEERVPSTNEFAAYYQINPATAAKGINELVAESILYKRRGVGMFVTKDAQIILIEKRKETFYENFIRPLKSEARKLKISSEQLMELMKREEPEDEN, from the coding sequence ATGAAAAATACTTTAGATGAAAATAAACCAATTTTTCTTCAGATTAAAGAGCAAATAGAAGACTCCATTATCAATGGAACGATGAAGCCTGAAGAGAGAGTCCCGTCCACGAATGAATTTGCAGCTTACTATCAAATAAACCCGGCTACAGCTGCTAAAGGAATCAATGAACTTGTTGCTGAATCAATTCTTTATAAACGGAGAGGTGTGGGGATGTTTGTTACTAAAGATGCGCAAATCATATTAATTGAAAAGCGTAAAGAGACGTTCTATGAAAATTTTATCCGCCCATTAAAAAGTGAAGCGAGGAAACTAAAGATTTCTTCAGAACAATTAATGGAATTAATGAAAAGGGAGGAGCCTGAGGATGAAAATTGA
- a CDS encoding ATP-binding cassette domain-containing protein — protein MKIEVSNLTKRYKDNIALKGVSFTLQEPKIYGLLGRNGAGKTTFMDILAGNILATEGKIRIDGEDPFDNQRLNEAICLIKEGNNFKRDLKVKNVLKIFSYFYPKWDQQLADDLVREYKLNVNAKIKTLSKGMESSLGIIVGLASKAAITIFDEPYIGLDAVARKKFYELLLSEYEEEKRMIIFSTHLIDEVSLMFEEILILEEGNLIVKEETDVLREHTCAVTGNAEQVESFIQNKRILEKKQIAGMMTAYIYGNREEAAELGLQAESIPIQDLMVYLTDKRKGA, from the coding sequence ATGAAAATTGAAGTGAGTAATTTAACGAAGCGTTACAAGGATAACATTGCTTTGAAAGGAGTATCTTTCACGTTACAAGAACCTAAAATTTATGGATTGCTTGGAAGAAATGGTGCTGGAAAAACTACCTTTATGGATATACTGGCTGGGAATATCCTGGCAACAGAAGGGAAAATTCGTATTGATGGTGAAGATCCATTTGATAATCAACGGTTAAATGAAGCCATTTGTTTAATAAAAGAAGGAAATAATTTTAAACGAGATTTGAAAGTCAAAAACGTACTAAAAATTTTTTCTTATTTTTATCCGAAATGGGATCAGCAATTAGCTGATGATTTGGTACGTGAGTATAAGTTAAATGTGAACGCAAAAATAAAGACATTATCTAAAGGCATGGAATCATCATTAGGAATTATTGTAGGTCTGGCTAGCAAGGCAGCTATTACCATTTTTGATGAACCGTATATTGGCCTTGATGCCGTAGCAAGAAAAAAATTCTATGAGCTGTTATTAAGTGAGTATGAGGAAGAAAAACGAATGATCATTTTTTCCACACATCTGATTGACGAGGTCAGTCTCATGTTTGAAGAAATTTTGATTTTGGAGGAAGGGAATTTAATTGTTAAAGAGGAGACCGATGTACTGCGCGAGCACACTTGTGCAGTAACTGGAAACGCAGAACAAGTGGAAAGCTTTATACAAAATAAGCGAATCCTTGAAAAGAAACAAATTGCCGGTATGATGACAGCCTATATTTATGGAAACAGGGAAGAAGCTGCGGAATTAGGATTACAGGCCGAAAGCATACCTATCCAGGATTTGATGGTGTATTTAACAGATAAAAGGAAGGGAGCTTAA
- a CDS encoding ABC transporter permease produces MQWSALFKKEMLENWRNKKWLWFPLVMILIAIMDPISNYYLPQIIKSVGGLPEGAVLELPEFTPVEAIMMSLGQLSSLGVLIIVLISMGSIASEKKSGVIELILVKPVSYANYITAKWASLFVLIWTALFLSLVCSWYYINILFGSFSLLQLIQVTFFYGIWLTLVITISIFYNSLFHTPGLVAFLSAGTVIAMSVLTKVFHHILTWSPNKISEYIHTMLLTGEIPSELIATSSITAGCIGLLLFFSIIIIQKKELGSR; encoded by the coding sequence ATGCAATGGTCAGCTCTTTTTAAAAAAGAAATGCTGGAAAACTGGCGGAATAAAAAATGGCTCTGGTTTCCACTAGTAATGATTTTGATAGCTATCATGGATCCTATCTCCAATTATTATTTACCACAAATTATTAAATCGGTAGGCGGGCTACCAGAAGGGGCTGTCCTTGAATTACCTGAATTTACGCCGGTAGAGGCTATCATGATGAGCTTAGGCCAGCTAAGCAGCTTGGGAGTTTTGATAATTGTGCTAATATCCATGGGTTCAATCGCTTCCGAGAAAAAAAGTGGGGTTATTGAATTAATTCTTGTGAAGCCTGTTTCCTACGCAAATTACATTACAGCAAAATGGGCATCCCTGTTCGTGTTAATATGGACAGCACTCTTCCTTTCTTTAGTTTGCAGTTGGTACTATATTAATATTTTATTTGGATCGTTTTCCTTGCTTCAGTTAATACAAGTTACTTTTTTCTATGGAATTTGGCTTACATTAGTAATAACTATCTCTATATTCTATAATTCATTATTTCACACTCCTGGCCTGGTAGCCTTTCTATCCGCTGGAACGGTTATAGCTATGAGCGTGCTCACAAAAGTATTTCATCATATTTTGACATGGAGTCCAAATAAAATCTCGGAATATATTCATACAATGCTCCTTACTGGTGAAATTCCTTCCGAGCTTATTGCTACCTCCTCCATTACAGCTGGATGCATTGGGTTGTTGCTGTTTTTTTCAATAATTATCATACAAAAAAAAGAACTGGGCTCCCGTTAG